The Haloarcula sp. CBA1127 genomic interval ATGATGAACGCAACGGCGGCCACGCCCACACCGGTCTGCCAGGCCCGGTCCAGCGGGTCCGCAGTGAAGTGGGTCGGCCCGGTCCGGTCGATGAACGGCCAGACGGCGACCGCGGCAAACACCAGCCCCGGAAGGACGATGCCGCCGACAAACTCCCCATTGATGTGGGCTGGCCCGATATTGAAGCTAATCTGTGGCAAGAGCTTCAGGAAGCCGTACACCCACATCAGGAACCAGTCCGGCATGATGAGTTCCGGCGTTGACGCGGGGTTGTTCGGGCCGTATTCAGCGACGTTGTGGACCGGCAGCAGGCCAGCAAGCGCCGATAGCGTCGCCGCCGTGACGAAAAACACCACCGCGGAGACGGCGGCCTGATTCGGGAACGCCGGCAGGCCGATGATGATGTCGTCGTTCTCCTCGTCGACAGTCTGGCGACCGGCCGTCACGTCGCCGTCCCGCGGGGCCTCGGTGTGTTTCTGTCTGATGAGGATGGCCATGTGGACGGCTAGGCCCACAGCGATGGCCGCCGGTATCACGAGGACGTGCAAGAAGTACAGCCGGGGGATAGTGGCACTGGAGGGGAACTCACCCCCGAACACCACTTGGCCGAGGAAATCACCTAACAGGGGGATGGATATCGTGAGGTTGTAGCCGATGCTCGTGGCTGTGGCAGCAAACTCGTCAAATGGTAAGGCATAGCCGGTGTAGGCCGCGCCCATCGACAGGGCCGCGAGGCCCGTGCCGACGACCCAGTTCGGCTCCCGCGGATTGCGGTACGCGCCGGTGAAGAACACCCGTAACATGTGCAACCCTATCGAGGCGACAAAGAGGTGGGCCGCCCAGTGGTGGAGCCGGCGGATGAACATCCCGAAGGGCACGTCGTAGGTGATGTGCAACACCGAGACGAACGCTTCGGGCATCTCCTCGCCCTGGAACTTCTGGACGCTGCCGTCGTACTCCACGTCGGAGGTGGAGGGTTCAAAGAAGAACCCGAGGAAGATCCCCGACAGAATCAGGAGAAGGAAACAGAACAGGGCCACCTCGCCCAGCAGGAACGAGTCCTCGGCCGGGAACGCCTTGCCGAGGAACTTCTGGCCGTTCTCAAGATCGAGGCGCGTGTCGAACCAGTCATAGACAGCTTTGGCGCGGGACATTATCCACCTCCGGGGCCGACTGGCCCCTCGAAGTCACCGGTGGCGACGAGGAATCCGTCGCTGGTCACCGTAATCGGCAGCTGTGGGAGCGGTCGCCCTGGTGGGCCGCCGCTGACCGCCGCCCCTTCCAAGACGTTGAATTTCCCGAAGTGGCAGGGACAGACGACTAGATCCTCCTCCCGGTCCGACACCATACAGCCGGCGTGGGTACACACCTTCGAGAAGGCGGCGTAGCCGCTGACGGTGAACCCCTCTGAGATGTCGCTGCCGTAGTCGGACTCGGCGTAGCGCACCAGCAGCGTCGGCGCGTCCTCGATACCGGGTCGGGGCTCCGGGAACACAGTCATGTGTTCGCCCTCGGAGAGCCGGGTTTCCGTGATGCGCTCGCCCTCGCCGTCGACGAGGTGGATGCCGTCGGAGTACACAGGTCCCTTGTAGCCTCGCTCGAACACCTGCGTGGTGCTGGCGAGGGGCGCGGTGAGGCTGGCGACGGCAGTCAGGCCGCCGACGGTCGCGAGGAACTTCGCGAAGTCACGCCGGCGGAGTTCCGCACGGGCGTCCCCGTACAGCGTTGGAGACGTCCCGGTGGCCCCGTCACACGAGCAGTCGTCGCCCTGTTCCTCGTCGTCGTCATCGGGTTTCGGATACTCTATCATTCGTGCCCCCTGAGTTCGGCGACTTCGACGTGTGGCATGAACCAGGCGTAGTACGCGACCGTCGAGAGCGCGAGCGAGAGGAACATCCCGGTCGCGTACAGCCCGAAGTACTGGGTGCGAGCGAGCGTGAGGTACTCGCCGGTGAACAACGCCGCGAAGACGATAGAGAGGACCGTCAGACCGCTCATGGCGACAAGCCCTTCTATGGCGTCTGAGGCGTCGTGGTACTCGACGACCCAGCGGTGCTCCGTGTTGAGCCACGGTAGCGAGACGGTCCCGCCGTCAGTGACAGGCTCGGCCTCGTCGGGCGGCCGGACCGCCCTGTTCATGAACTGGTGAGCGGCCGTCAGCACGCCCACGAGGCCGAACAGGGCGACCCAGACAACGACACCGACCTGGCTCGGTGACAGCTTGTTCGGCGTCTCTACTGGGCTTTCGAGCGGCCGGATGTCGCTGACGCTCTCGTCGATAGCGATTTCTTCCGACGGTGGTTCGCCGTGCAAGGCGACGTACCACATCGGCAGCAACACCGCCGTTATCAACAGACCGATGAGTATCGTGTTGCGTCTCATAATCTTGTGGTATCTCGGTTCGCCAGCGATTCGAACGGCTACGCTGTGTCGCTGTGTTCGGGGTTTGTCCCAGAACCCGGATGAACTGCCAGCCCGACATCTTAGGCCCATTATATGGCGGCTTTTTATACGAACATGTTCGCCTGACCTTTCTTATGTGAGCCAAGTCATCTATAGGACATGTCGGGCCGAATGCTCGCCGAGGTCGAAGTGTTCGGTCCTCGGTCCTGCCACGTACAGCCACACGCTGACGAGGAGTGGTCAGTGTCGTCGGTCTCCCGGAGCGTAACGAGTGTTGATGCTGACCCCGTCATCGAAGAGTTCACCCTCAAAGGCGGCGACGAGCCGCCGTCAGTGCTACAGAATGATGATTTGAACGTTGATCACGTGTTCGCCTACGAGCAGCGACACGTTTTCCAACTGTCCAGAGCGGCCGGTCAGGGCTGCGTGTGTGAACGTATCGAAGCAGCCGGTTGCGTTGTTCATGAGTTCTCGGCGGACACCGACTCTCTTGTCGTCACATTCCTCGTCGACGATGTTCCGACCCTCCGAGAGATCGTCGACGACCTCCAGTCGGAAGGTGATACTGTCAAACTCCGGCGGCTACTGGAAGACACGTCTACAGAGACGGACCGACCGGTCGTGCTCGACCGCGCGAAACTGACAGGCCGCCAGCGCGAGGTACTGACTCGTGCCCACAAGATGGGCTATTTCGAACATCCGCGCGATGCGACCGCCGGTGACGTGGCCGACGCACTAGATATCTCCACCTCGACGTTTACCGAACATCTCGCTGCGGCTCAGCGAAAACTCCTCGACGACCTGCTTGACTTCCGTTGACACGGACTATTGCGCGACGCACTCATGTGTCATTGAATCTGATATATTTCATAGCAGTTATTCCAGCCAGAACGTGAGGTGCCACTGCCGTCAATGACACAGGAACTAGGCCCTCTTGCTCGAACACTGTCGCTGCCGTACTACGAAGACGCCCTCCCAGCACACGACCAGTTTCACGCCAAGCGAGTGCGAGACGTCGCGCTTCGGCTCGCGAACGACTGCGACGGCTCGGTCGACCGAGATATCCTCGTCGCGTCGGCGTGGCTCCACGATATCGGTCGGCCCCGGGAGCGGGCCGGTGAGATCGATGACCACGACGAATGGGCCACGGCGGAAGCCGCGCAGTTACTCGCGGCCGAGGGTGTGGAGCCCGACCGAATCGACCGTATCAAACACTGTATCCGAGCACACAGCATCCGCGCAAGTTCTCCGGAACCGAGAACGCTGGAGGCGAAACTCCTCTTCGATGCGGACAAACTGGACGCTGCCGGGGCGCGCGGCCTCGTCCGACTGGCCTGTATCGTCGGCGAACGGTCCGGACGGACCGGCGAAAAGTATGCCGTCATCGATGACACGTCAGATGCAGATCTCGAAACGTCGGCGTCTCCGGATATCGAACTGCTTCGGGACTGGGCGGAGGAACGCTTAGATACGCTGTACACCCAACCCGGCCGGCGTCTCGGTCGGACGCGTCGGGAATTCATGGACGAGTTTTTCACTCAGTTCGCCGGTGAAATCGGGGTTACGGGGGAGTGGTAGGTGGCGTCCACGGAGTCACAGAACCCTTTAGCCTCGCCCCGGCGACACTGCATCCATGACCGAGTTCGACGCCGAGAAGTTCGACGAGAAGTACGTCCACTACTTCGAGGAGCTCGAAACGGCATACTCGAACGCGTATCAAGAGTTACACGGGCAATACGACTCCGAGGTCCTTCGTGGGATCGACCGGCAGATTCTCAGCGAGAGCGAGCCGGTGTACGAGGGCGACGGAACGTTTAGCATCCGGCTGCCCGACGACACTGCGGCGCGTGCACAGTCTCTGCCGGGCGACGAAGCGACGTTCGACACAGTGCTGTCGGCGTTCACTGACGCCATCGAGCGCGAACTCCGTCGGCTGTTCGAGTTCGAGTAATCCCCGAGTTCTGTCCGACGGATCACTCGATAGCGGGCGTGCACAGTCTGTTTGTCACCCTTCCAGCAGCGCTCGACCCGGCGGATCGAAAACACCAGAATCAATGCAGTTCCGCTCCTAGCCGAACCAATTATACTAATGGCGACCGATTCAGATCTTCACTGTCTCTTTACCGCATCCGTTGAGGAGCAGCACGACTCGTACGTGATCGAAATTCCGAAACAAGAGGTCGAACTGGGGACGCTGGCTCCTGAGACGCTGTACCGGATCGCACTGTTCCGGTCGGCGGCTGCGGCACCCACGTCCCAGCCACAGTCAAGTTCCCAATCCAGGCCTGAGCCACAGTCCAATTCCCACTCGGAGCCCGAGCCTCGGTCCAATTCACAATCCAAGTCTGAGACCCAGTCCGATTCCCGGTCCGACGGGCGGAGCAGGGAACCGGAGTTTGGACCGTCGTCCCCGCCAGTTGCCGAGGGTGAAACGCGCGTGGTCGAGATCGAAAACATCGGCGACAAAGGCGACGGCGTCGCGCGTATCGACGGCGGGTACGTCGTCATCGTCTCCGACGCAGATGTCGGCGAGCGTCTCCGCGTCGAGATGGACCAGGTCCGCGAGAACGTCGCCTTCGCGGAGATCGTCGAACGGCTCCCCTACTACGAGTAAGCCACCGCTGCTGTCGACTGGCCCTGCTTTCGGACGCTACGGGCAGTGGCTCACCGGCCGGCCACGCAGCCGAGGGTATATTTCGCCGCCGCCTATCATCTCCGGTATGGGGCACGACCACGACGAAACGACTGGCCACGACGAGACGGGTCACAGCCACAGCGAGCATGAACACGGAGAGCATAGCCACGACCACGGAGAGCACGACCACGATAGTGACCACGACCATAGCCACGAGGAACACACCCATGACGACCATCACGCCCACGACGCTGAAGGGGTTGACATAGGGGTTCTCACAGTTTCTACCTCCAGAACACTCGATGATGACCCGGCGGGCGACATCATCGCCGCGGCCTGCGAAGACGCGGGCCACGAAATCGCCGAGCGCCGCCTCGTCGCGGACGAGGTGGACGCTATCGAGGACGCTGTCGCTGCCCTGCTAGATGACGGCGTCGACGTGGTTCTGACGACAGGCGGGACCGGCCTCACGCCCGACGACGTGACCGTCGATGCTATCGAACCGCTGTTCGACCGCCCGGTTCCCGGCTTCGGCGAACTGTTCCGCTGGCTCTCTTACGAGGAAGTCGGGCCGATGGCGATGGCCTCGCGCGCCACCGCCGGCGTCGTCGACGACCGCCTAGTGTTCTGTCTTCCCGGCAGCGAGAACGCCGCCCGGACGGGCGCCGAGAAACTCGTCGCGCCAACCGTGGGCCACCTGCTAGGGCTCGTCCGACGGTAACCTGGACCCGCACGGTTTTGGGCCGGCATCGGCTACGGATAGCTATGTCCGAGGAATTCACGCACGTCGACGAGGAGGGCGACGCACAGATGGTCGATGTGGGCGACAAAGCCGAGAGCCAGCGCCGCGCAGTCGCGCGCGGACAGATTCGGCTCACCGAGTCCACGCTGGCGGCCATCGACGCCGACGAGGTGGAGAAAGGCGATGTGCTGGCGACAGCCCGTATCGGTGCGATTCAGGCGGTAAAACACACCTGGGAGACGGTGCCGATGTGCCATCAGATTCCCATCACGAACGTCGACATCGAGTTCACCGTTGGCGACGCGGCCGTCGAAATCGTCGTCGCCGTCGAGACGGTCGGCAAGACCGGCTGCGAGATGGAGGCGCTAGAGGGCGTGACGACCGGCCTCAACGTCGTCTGGGATATGGTGAAAGCAAACGAGAAAGACGATGACGGCGAGTATCCCACGACGGCTATCGAGGATGTCCGCGTGGTCGAGAAAACTGTCGACCGCTAAGGAAGGGCTACTGACGACAGCCGCGACGCCGCTATGAAAAAGGTCTATCTACGTCGCCCTGCTACTGGCGCGTATGCAAGTCCTCGGTATCGTCGGCCACTCCGACTCGGGGAAGACCACGCTGGTCGAGCGGTTGACACAGCGGCTCTCCGGGACCGGCCGTGTCGCGACGGTGAAACACTGCACGCACGCGCCGGATGTCGACACGGATGGGAAGGATACGGCTCGCCATCGCGATGCTGGGGCGGCTGAGACCGTCGCGCTCACCGACGATGGCGAGTGGTACGCAACGGGGCAGTCGCGGACGCTTGATGAGGCGCTGGATGCCCTTGCGCCTGACTACGACTATGCACTCGTAGAGGGATATTCGGACGCGAGCATCCCGAAAGTCGTTCTCGGCGACCGTGCGGTCGCTGATCCCGTCGTGCATCGCGCGCCCCATGGCGCGGACGCTGACCTTGACGACATCGTCACCGCGATGGAGGAGCGAGACCCCTACATCACGCTGGAAACACTCGTTGCGGACGTAAAGCGGGACCCGGACGAGGTGTACTCGGGCGCAATAGCGACGTTTACTGGGCGGGTCCGCGCACAAGAGGGGCCGGAGGACCCGCCGACGGAGTTGCTGGAGTTCGAGCGCTACGACGAGGTCGCCGCCGAGAAGATGGCCACGCTTCGCCGGGACCTCGAAGCGCGGGACGGTATCTACGCGGTTCGACTACACCACAAAACCGGCGTGGTTGATGCTGGCGAGGACATCGTTTTCGTCGTCATCCTGGCTGGCCACCGAACTGAGGCGTTCCGCGCCGTCGAAGACGGTATCAACCGGCTGAAAGAGGAAGTGCCGCTGTTCAAGAAGGAGGTCACCGTCGACGAGGAGTTCTGGGCACACGAGCGATAGGCCGGCGATGCGACTTTTCCCGCGGTGACCGCTACCGCCACGGCGTCGCCCGCAGTGCATGGACCACCAGCAGCGTCCCGAGTGCGACGCCCAGCAGCACTACTGCCACGGGTAGCGCCGCATCCAGCCCGTCAGAGATAAAGGAGGCCCAGATCTGCACGGGGAGCGTCCGCGGGTAGTACGCCAGCATCATCGTCGCGCCGAACTCGCCCATCGCGCGTGCGAACGTCAACACAAGTCCGGCGAGCAACCCGGGCTTTGCGAGCGGAATCGTCACCGAGCGCATCGTCCCGACCCAGTCGCGTCCGAGTGACCGTGAGGCTTCTTCGAGTCGGTCGTCAATGCCATCGAAGGCAGCTTTGGCAGTGACGACGAAGAACGGCGACGCGACGAACGTCTGGGCGGCGATGACGCCGAGCAGCGACCGCGTCAGTGTCAGGTCGGTAAGCCCCCCGAGTCCGCTCGGCCCGACAACGGTCAACAGCAACATCCCGCTGACGACCGGTGGGAGGACGAGGGGGAGGACGACGGCACCCATCGCTGCGGTCGCCAGCACGCTGGTGTTTCGCGAGAGCCAGTAAGCAAGCGGGAGGCCAAATACGACAGCGATGGTCGTACTGCCGAGTGCGGCAACGAGAGATGTGACTGCGGCGTTGATGACGTACGTCTCTGTCAGACTCGTCAGCAGCGCCGCTGGGGAGTATGTGATAACGAGCACCAGCACCGGAACGACGAAATACAGGAGCAGCACCGCTCCCAGCACGGGAACGAGCTCGCGCACGCCGACCGTATGGCCGGCTCTGGTCTCACCGCGTGACAGTGCTCGGGACATCTCCCACTAGTCGAGGATAGGCCTGGCGGAGGGTAAATCCGTGTGATGCGAGCCAGTCACCGGATATGACTGTCTCGAAGGCTGTACGCGTCGCTTCTTGATTATCACGGCGGACAGCCCCGTACTCGATAGGGCTGCCAGTGATTCTCGAGCCGTTCGGCAGCTTGTAGCTGGTGGTCTGATACTGCTCGGCGTATGCGGGGTCGCCAAGATGTATCTCCGCCGGGAACTCTCGGAACGGGTAATCCCGTTCGACCGCCATACTCCGGTAGACGAAGGCGGCGTCGACGGCTCCCGTCTCGAACTGCGCGAGCAGTTGCGTTTCGGGGTACGTCTGGTCTGGCGAGAGGACTGCACCGGCCAAGCTAGGCTCATCGTAGTAGGTGGCTGCAAGGGACAGCACGAACAGCGTTCGATACCCAAGCGGGTCGAGCGCCGGGTCAGTGCGGCCGAGCGAGACACTGTCACGTTTGAGCGGGGCGTACCACGGCTCTGCGTCCGTGATTCGGGTCCCGGCGTCCGTCTCTGGGTTGTACGCAAGCACCATTTCGTTGCTGGCGATCACGGCGTGCCAGGCGGTGTCCATGACCCGACTGAACAGGGTCGGATCCGCCAGCGCGACGATATCCGGGTCGCGCTTCCCGTCGGTGACCAATCGCGCGGCCTGAACAGAGCCGCGGGCTTCGACAGCAATCTCAGCGTCTGTTTGTGCTTGCAGCGTCTCACTGGCCGCTTTCTGCAAACTCCCCGCGACCAGTACGTCCACCCGTTCCCGATTGAACGCCCCACACCCTGCCGTCGCGGCGATACCACTCCCCAGCGCTGTGAGTATTTCGCGGCGGGTCCGGCGGGCCATTGTTCGTCTATTTTCCGTTCGCGTACATCGGTGTTGGGGTCCATCCCAGTATTGACAGGGTCTCTTTACCGCGACCGATCACCACAGTTATATAATCTAGTAATATAACCTAGTGGTATGACGCAGCTAGCAGCGGCCCGGAACGGGACCGTCACTGAGGCGATGAAGCGAATCGCAGAGCGCGAAGGTGTCGAACCGGGGTTTGTCCGGCAGCAAGTCGCCGACGGACAGGCGGTGATTCCGGCAAACGTCGGTCACGACTCACTGGACCCGATGATCATCGGCCGGGAGTTTGCGACGAAGGTCAACGCAAACATCGGCAACAGCGAGGAGACGAGCGATATCGAGGGCGAACTGGAGAAGCTCCACACTGCTGTCCACTACGGCGCGGACACGGTGATGGATCTCTCGACTGGGAGTAACCTCGACGAGATACGGTCGGCCAACGTCGAGCACTCGCCGGTCCCGATTGGAACAGTCCCCATCTACGAGGCGGTCAAGCGCGCCAGCGACCCGAGCGAGATTACCCACGAACTGCTGCTCGACGTCATCGAGAAGCAGGCGAAGCAGGGCGTCGACTATATGACCATCCACGCTGGCGTCCGGATGGAACACTTGCCGTTGACTGACGGCCGAAAAACGGGTATCGTCTCCCGTGGCGGATCTATCCTCGCCCAGTGGATCGAGGAGAACGGGATGGAGAACCCGCTGTACACGAAATTCGAGGACAT includes:
- a CDS encoding cytochrome bc complex cytochrome b subunit gives rise to the protein MSRAKAVYDWFDTRLDLENGQKFLGKAFPAEDSFLLGEVALFCFLLLILSGIFLGFFFEPSTSDVEYDGSVQKFQGEEMPEAFVSVLHITYDVPFGMFIRRLHHWAAHLFVASIGLHMLRVFFTGAYRNPREPNWVVGTGLAALSMGAAYTGYALPFDEFAATATSIGYNLTISIPLLGDFLGQVVFGGEFPSSATIPRLYFLHVLVIPAAIAVGLAVHMAILIRQKHTEAPRDGDVTAGRQTVDEENDDIIIGLPAFPNQAAVSAVVFFVTAATLSALAGLLPVHNVAEYGPNNPASTPELIMPDWFLMWVYGFLKLLPQISFNIGPAHINGEFVGGIVLPGLVFAAVAVWPFIDRTGPTHFTADPLDRAWQTGVGVAAVAFIMIASIAGMNNILADQVLGTTTNVVNPILTAALLVVPPVFGGITYLLLRDGEATPSQESDVAADGGSVGDESDSTEPEEDR
- a CDS encoding ubiquinol-cytochrome c reductase iron-sulfur subunit, with translation MIEYPKPDDDDEEQGDDCSCDGATGTSPTLYGDARAELRRRDFAKFLATVGGLTAVASLTAPLASTTQVFERGYKGPVYSDGIHLVDGEGERITETRLSEGEHMTVFPEPRPGIEDAPTLLVRYAESDYGSDISEGFTVSGYAAFSKVCTHAGCMVSDREEDLVVCPCHFGKFNVLEGAAVSGGPPGRPLPQLPITVTSDGFLVATGDFEGPVGPGGG
- a CDS encoding helix-turn-helix domain-containing protein, which produces MSGRMLAEVEVFGPRSCHVQPHADEEWSVSSVSRSVTSVDADPVIEEFTLKGGDEPPSVLQNDDLNVDHVFAYEQRHVFQLSRAAGQGCVCERIEAAGCVVHEFSADTDSLVVTFLVDDVPTLREIVDDLQSEGDTVKLRRLLEDTSTETDRPVVLDRAKLTGRQREVLTRAHKMGYFEHPRDATAGDVADALDISTSTFTEHLAAAQRKLLDDLLDFR
- a CDS encoding HD domain-containing protein encodes the protein MTQELGPLARTLSLPYYEDALPAHDQFHAKRVRDVALRLANDCDGSVDRDILVASAWLHDIGRPRERAGEIDDHDEWATAEAAQLLAAEGVEPDRIDRIKHCIRAHSIRASSPEPRTLEAKLLFDADKLDAAGARGLVRLACIVGERSGRTGEKYAVIDDTSDADLETSASPDIELLRDWAEERLDTLYTQPGRRLGRTRREFMDEFFTQFAGEIGVTGEW
- a CDS encoding DUF5783 family protein; the protein is MTEFDAEKFDEKYVHYFEELETAYSNAYQELHGQYDSEVLRGIDRQILSESEPVYEGDGTFSIRLPDDTAARAQSLPGDEATFDTVLSAFTDAIERELRRLFEFE
- a CDS encoding TRAM domain-containing protein; the encoded protein is MATDSDLHCLFTASVEEQHDSYVIEIPKQEVELGTLAPETLYRIALFRSAAAAPTSQPQSSSQSRPEPQSNSHSEPEPRSNSQSKSETQSDSRSDGRSREPEFGPSSPPVAEGETRVVEIENIGDKGDGVARIDGGYVVIVSDADVGERLRVEMDQVRENVAFAEIVERLPYYE
- a CDS encoding molybdenum cofactor biosynthesis protein B, with the protein product MGHDHDETTGHDETGHSHSEHEHGEHSHDHGEHDHDSDHDHSHEEHTHDDHHAHDAEGVDIGVLTVSTSRTLDDDPAGDIIAAACEDAGHEIAERRLVADEVDAIEDAVAALLDDGVDVVLTTGGTGLTPDDVTVDAIEPLFDRPVPGFGELFRWLSYEEVGPMAMASRATAGVVDDRLVFCLPGSENAARTGAEKLVAPTVGHLLGLVRR
- the moaC gene encoding cyclic pyranopterin monophosphate synthase MoaC, whose translation is MSEEFTHVDEEGDAQMVDVGDKAESQRRAVARGQIRLTESTLAAIDADEVEKGDVLATARIGAIQAVKHTWETVPMCHQIPITNVDIEFTVGDAAVEIVVAVETVGKTGCEMEALEGVTTGLNVVWDMVKANEKDDDGEYPTTAIEDVRVVEKTVDR
- a CDS encoding molybdopterin synthase, producing the protein MQVLGIVGHSDSGKTTLVERLTQRLSGTGRVATVKHCTHAPDVDTDGKDTARHRDAGAAETVALTDDGEWYATGQSRTLDEALDALAPDYDYALVEGYSDASIPKVVLGDRAVADPVVHRAPHGADADLDDIVTAMEERDPYITLETLVADVKRDPDEVYSGAIATFTGRVRAQEGPEDPPTELLEFERYDEVAAEKMATLRRDLEARDGIYAVRLHHKTGVVDAGEDIVFVVILAGHRTEAFRAVEDGINRLKEEVPLFKKEVTVDEEFWAHER
- a CDS encoding ABC transporter permease; the encoded protein is MSRALSRGETRAGHTVGVRELVPVLGAVLLLYFVVPVLVLVITYSPAALLTSLTETYVINAAVTSLVAALGSTTIAVVFGLPLAYWLSRNTSVLATAAMGAVVLPLVLPPVVSGMLLLTVVGPSGLGGLTDLTLTRSLLGVIAAQTFVASPFFVVTAKAAFDGIDDRLEEASRSLGRDWVGTMRSVTIPLAKPGLLAGLVLTFARAMGEFGATMMLAYYPRTLPVQIWASFISDGLDAALPVAVVLLGVALGTLLVVHALRATPWR
- a CDS encoding extracellular solute-binding protein, which gives rise to MARRTRREILTALGSGIAATAGCGAFNRERVDVLVAGSLQKAASETLQAQTDAEIAVEARGSVQAARLVTDGKRDPDIVALADPTLFSRVMDTAWHAVIASNEMVLAYNPETDAGTRITDAEPWYAPLKRDSVSLGRTDPALDPLGYRTLFVLSLAATYYDEPSLAGAVLSPDQTYPETQLLAQFETGAVDAAFVYRSMAVERDYPFREFPAEIHLGDPAYAEQYQTTSYKLPNGSRITGSPIEYGAVRRDNQEATRTAFETVISGDWLASHGFTLRQAYPRLVGDVPSTVTR